The nucleotide window GGAGTCAAAGCAAAAAATCCGGCTTTCGATGTTACACCTTCAAAATATGTGTCGGCTATAATTACTGAAAAGGGTGTGCTAAGAAAGCCATATAGACGGTCAATAAAATCAGCATTTGAGAAGTAAAATAAGATTGGCGGAAAAAATCTCTAAAAAAGATATAAATTCCGGAATTGAGGTAAGGGTTAATTTCCGCTTACTGATAATGAAGAAATCTTGATAGCAGGTGCACCAATTCTTCCGATAAATCTTAATCTGTCTTCTACCATCTCGATGTGTTTAATCATTTCGATAATATTACCTGCTATCATAACGCCGCGCACCGGGAAGGATATTTTCCCATTTTCAATGAACATTCCTTCGACACCGAAAGAAAAATCTCCTGTTACAGGATTAGCTGTATGGACGCCCATTGCTTCTGTCACATACAGTCCCTTTGATATCGAAGAAACCATTTCATTAAAAGGTTTTGTTTCTTCTGCAGTTATGAATAGATTTGATATTCCAACAGAAGGTGTTGATTTGTAAGAGGGCCTAAAACCATTGCCTGTGGATTCACGATTTTCCTTGTTTGCCGTATAAGTATCATATAGAAAATTTTTCAGAATTCCCTTTTCTATGAGTTTTGTGCCTTGGACTGGAATACCCTCTGAGTCAGCAGGAAAATATGTAATTGCTCCGGGATGAAATCCGTTATCTTCAAGTGTTATGTTTTCAGAAGCAACAAGCTCACCTATTTTATTATGAAACATTGATTTGCCTTTTTGAACTTGGTCGGCACATAATGATGAAGAAAGAATTTGAAGAAATTCCATTGCAACAATGTTATCTAAAATTACAGGATAGAGACCAGTGGAAATGGGTTTTGCACCTATCATTCTCAAAGCTTTATTAGCGGCTTTTTTTCCTGTTTCTTCAAAATTCAGTTCTTCAAAGGAGCGTCCTGAATCAATTTCCCAGCCGCTTTCCATCACTCCTTTTTCTTCTGCAATGAATGTAACACTGCAACCGCACATTGTACCTTGTTGAAA belongs to Candidatus Schekmanbacteria bacterium and includes:
- a CDS encoding TldD/PmbA family protein, with translation MEKIAKKVLEKIKNINNLQAEVFINRTKGLSIEVEKQEIKAFEKSDDLGIGLRIFKDGKMGFSFCSGTSTDAIDYIIENAIKSLDYSTYESSRRLPENRNYNYAQYDRNPVDLERVDVKEKIEAAKIIESSGLNVDKRITKTNKSSYRESEFEIYVNNTSGICYFQQGTMCGCSVTFIAEEKGVMESGWEIDSGRSFEELNFEETGKKAANKALRMIGAKPISTGLYPVILDNIVAMEFLQILSSSLCADQVQKGKSMFHNKIGELVASENITLEDNGFHPGAITYFPADSEGIPVQGTKLIEKGILKNFLYDTYTANKENRESTGNGFRPSYKSTPSVGISNLFITAEETKPFNEMVSSISKGLYVTEAMGVHTANPVTGDFSFGVEGMFIENGKISFPVRGVMIAGNIIEMIKHIEMVEDRLRFIGRIGAPAIKISSLSVSGN